The region TATATAAGCACATCGATCCTCCGTAGCGAAAGACTCACCAGACGATAAACACAActagttagctagctagcaagttTGTCAGCCACCAGAGAATTGAAACAGCATATAATTCAGTAGAGGAGAAAGGAAATCAGAAGCGAAATGGCTTCACCCTCTTCCTTCTGTCTCCTTGCTGCACTTCTTGCTTTGCTCTCATGGCAAGCAACCGCTTCTGATCCTAGCCCTCTGCAGGACTTTTGCGTTGCCGATATGCATTCTCCtggtatattatatatgctcTTCTAGGCATTCTCTAGCTTTGTATCCatgatatttaattttctgtTTTATGCATGCATAGATGTGTACGAGAAATAACATTATGCATGCTTACAAGTTACTTCTTCAAAATGCAGTGCGTGTCAATGGATTTCCATGCCTAAACCCAATGGACGTGAATGCGGACCACTTCTTCAAGGCAGCCAAACTCGATACTCCTAGGAAGACAAACAAAGTTGGATCCAATGTCACCCTGATCAATGTAATGCAAATCCCTGGTCTCAACACGCTCGGTATCTCAATTGCACGCATTGACTATGCACCCTTGGGTCAAAACCCACCTCACACACACCCTCGTGCCACTGAGATCCTCACGGTGCTTGAGGGAACTCTTTATGTCGGGTTTGTCACGTCCAACCCAAACAACACATTATTCTCCAAGGTACTCAACAAGGGTGATGTGTTTGTCTTCCCTGAGGGGCTCATCCACTTTCAATTCAACCCTAACCCGCACCAGCCCGCAGTTGCAATTGCTGCACTTAGCAGCCAAAACCCTGGAGCTATCACCATTGCAAATGCAGTGTTTGGATCAAAGCCACCGATCTCAGATGAAGTTTTGGCAAAGGCGTTTCAAGTGGAGAAGGGCACCATAGATTGGCTACAGGCTCAGTTTTGGGAGAACAACCACTATTAGTGTCCTTATGGAATTGTTACGGTTACCAACTATGTGTcttagttttatctataacaACAATAAGAGGCATGTCTTTTGTACGTAAGATGCATGCTTAGAAGCTGTTAGTCTGTGTCTGAAAACACATGTATCAATGTAATACCAGTATATGTGTAGTTTTTCCATTTAATAAATTGAACAATCTGTACGGTGTTCATTACCAAAATACGTGCAATAATTAAAactgttaattattttgcGCTCATGATATATACGGTACTCGTTCAaagaaatataagattttgCCATCATCAAAAGTAGGTTTCCCTGCAATACCATTCCTCACATGGCCTTCGTCTTAGTATCACTATAAATTGTTTTCTAGATACTGGAatgcattaatttttttctgtcgttcaaaaattcattttgtcgattttttccttctttagTCATGTGAATATAGATAAACGTCCTCTCGATCTGTTCTTCCTCGCACAAGAAGCATGTCAATTCCCTCCTCCATATTGTCCTTGATCTTCTCCATCTTACAAGCAATCCAAGCAACTAGCAGCAACATGTTTCAAACCAGCTCCATATTTGATCATATCAGTGAACTCATGTTATAATATACAAGAACACATTACATACTGATTCCAAGCACTTGATGTAGCATTGTTTGGTGATACAATTGTACATCACACGTTGATCAAAATCTTACGAtttctttgaaaaatataacttttaggtaacatacatacataaaacGAGTGTACGTCTCATCGCAGAAaagcaaaattaattttcctATTACGCTGGTGGGAGTAAGTAACCACTCTTAAAGTCCCAAGAAAAGTGCATGGTGACCAACTAAATATTGGAAAGGTCTGCAGAGTGAttagtaaaaatattgttaCGTATGTGTATTAGGTCCTAAATGGTAGTATTATAATGGTCAGGGCTTGAATTGATTCATGTATATACCTGACGTACGTAGCATGTGCATCCACTGACTGATCATATCGTTGGATATATACACCTACCATTGCTATCAGATCGCCATCAGAGATCACCATCGGATGGGCATGCATACACTTAATTAGTTGTCTTTTAATTACGTGGCCCGGGAGAAATATATCCTCAATGGTCCTTTTATATTAACAAGTATTCCCTCCGTTACATATTATTATACTTTTTAATATGGAGCGGGGGAATAGTACATATATGTACAAATCTTGAGTAATTTGTGCCTGGAATGTTACTATATATCTTGAGATGGAggcagtattttttttggaataaatGTGATGTTCAAATTGTGGATGTATTAGATTATAATACAGTGTATGCCTCACACCTGCATCTACCAGGACAACAATCGTTTATAGacgtatagatatatataattcgtCATATGGGGTCTTGAACATTTTTTATGGATGTTTAATTGTGTGgcagaaattttatttttagtcaatGATTTACTTAATGGTATAGTTTTaagcatatataaatgatatataatatttttatgggtGTTTAATTGTGGTGGCTATGTTGGTTATGGTGTGAGAACAAGTCAATAAAGTAAACTAGCTAGCAATCTAAGATTATTGAACTTGTCTAAACCACTCACATGAAAGCGTTTTATAATCCctatcctctctctcccagTATGAAAATAAATGAGCGGGAAgatgagaaaaagaaaaaagaaagttgtGAGTAGTCCTATGCCATGTTGGATTTGATGACCCCCTCTCCATTGCATTCTACTggcagtagaatttaattaacaccattgatatatttttatcgaatagcttgattaaattatactatcaatGGTACTAgttagtagaaatttgaagaggTGTTATCGTCTTTTTAATTATGAGCTactttttttgccaaaaaaaaactaaactacaaaatactactaatcaattaattaacaaattactaaaatattctttttaatcaatgGCTGAGGTTGGTTCTATTGGTAATATATtactaccagtagaatgcATGAAGAGGGACCCATTCGATTTTGATCGTGATGATGCATATTTAGCACATTAAGGGGGCCTCAACATATGACTTTCTAGTTTATGAATCTAGATGATATCCACGCATAGGTTTAAGATCATCGGTGCATTTTACTCTATTTAGTATGTCGGAACTAGTGTGGcagaataataatatattattgtatatatttgtatgctATATTTGTATGCGATGTTATGTTGTGAACAAGTCTATGATGTGAATTATCTAGCCATAGATGATATGGTTGAACTTGTCTTGACTAACCTTTCAGCGCAAAGCGTCTTCTCATTTTGTAAGTCAGATTGTGACATTCCTCCTAATATTGTTTGTCATGAAGTGCATCCGATCTTTCGTGAGGGTGGCAAATTTGATTTGGTTCCAACACAGTGGTGACCAAGTAACAGAAATGGCTGGAAAAGATATATGTTCAAATCCAATAACAACTGCTAGCTACGTCTcctttcaaaaagaaaaattaaactactCATCACTACAATATATCATGGtcaacatatataaactaataaaacaaTCGACCACATCAGATTATTTCCCGTCTAACTGCTCACAACCAGTTCAGATAAACACAACCAGTCAGCGCTCATGGTTATGTTGTGAACATGTCAATAAAGTAAACTAGCAAGTAATCTAAGATTATTGAACTTGTCTAAACCGCTCACGTGAAAGCCTTTAATCCGTAAGCCAGATTGTGACATTTCTCCTAATATTTCCATTCTCATGCATGACACCCGG is a window of Oryza brachyantha chromosome 8, ObraRS2, whole genome shotgun sequence DNA encoding:
- the LOC102711173 gene encoding germin-like protein 8-5; this translates as MASPSSFCLLAALLALLSWQATASDPSPLQDFCVADMHSPVRVNGFPCLNPMDVNADHFFKAAKLDTPRKTNKVGSNVTLINVMQIPGLNTLGISIARIDYAPLGQNPPHTHPRATEILTVLEGTLYVGFVTSNPNNTLFSKVLNKGDVFVFPEGLIHFQFNPNPHQPAVAIAALSSQNPGAITIANAVFGSKPPISDEVLAKAFQVEKGTIDWLQAQFWENNHY